One Deltaproteobacteria bacterium genomic region harbors:
- a CDS encoding alpha/beta hydrolase, translated as MRVRTDDGWNLALEPFEAAGDPRAAVLLGPAMMANRRSLDRPSGRGLASTLAEGGLAVYTLDPRGHGDSLPRASRAVDWSYDDVVRLDLPAALRTVRARHPGLPVALVGHSLCGHGGAAALGLSDEKLADALVMIASNVWVPRLEPSRTRWLAKRAILELWCAVTRRVGFFPTRALRAGSDDEARSYVLQFDRWARSDRWTDESGAVDYLAAVARLEVPTLSVLSRGDRLLCRPEAGRRFCSHFAARPPEVWEVDGAELGLPRGPGHMELVTDARCRPLWERLAHWIVEATDRALSPS; from the coding sequence GTGCGCGTCCGCACCGACGACGGCTGGAACCTGGCGCTCGAGCCCTTCGAGGCGGCGGGCGACCCCCGCGCCGCGGTCCTCCTCGGCCCCGCCATGATGGCCAATCGTCGGAGTCTCGATCGCCCGTCGGGTCGCGGGCTCGCGAGCACCCTGGCCGAAGGCGGCCTCGCGGTCTACACGCTCGACCCACGCGGCCACGGCGACAGCCTCCCACGGGCCTCCCGCGCGGTGGACTGGAGCTACGACGACGTGGTCCGGCTGGACCTCCCCGCCGCATTGCGCACGGTGCGGGCGCGCCACCCCGGGCTCCCCGTCGCGCTCGTCGGCCACAGCCTCTGCGGGCACGGAGGCGCCGCCGCGCTCGGTCTCTCCGACGAGAAGCTCGCCGACGCGCTGGTCATGATCGCCTCGAACGTCTGGGTGCCCCGCCTCGAGCCGTCGCGCACCCGCTGGCTCGCCAAGCGCGCCATTCTCGAGCTCTGGTGCGCCGTCACCCGCCGCGTCGGCTTCTTTCCCACGCGGGCCCTGCGCGCCGGCTCCGACGACGAGGCGCGCAGCTACGTGCTCCAGTTCGACCGCTGGGCCCGAAGCGACCGCTGGACCGACGAGAGCGGCGCGGTGGACTACCTCGCCGCCGTCGCGCGCCTCGAGGTGCCGACCCTCTCGGTGCTCTCGCGCGGAGACCGGCTGCTCTGCCGGCCCGAGGCGGGACGCCGCTTCTGCTCGCACTTCGCAGCACGCCCCCCCGAGGTCTGGGAGGTGGACGGCGCTGAGCTGGGCCTGCCCCGCGGCCCCGGACACATGGAGCTCGTCACCGACGCGCGCTGCCGCCCGCTCTGGGAGCGCCTGGCGCACTGGATCGTCGAGGCCACCGACCGCGCCCTCTCGCCGAGCTAA
- a CDS encoding glycosyltransferase family 39 protein has translation MTAAARLGRVASAIGPAALAVAGLGQLALLLYAFGLRVFYPLDLEWMEGGVLTTALRILEGKPVYAEPSADFISFLYTPFYPTVVAGLGKVFGLSYPVGRVVSVLAFLGACALIFEAVRRAAGKGRRGVLYGLGSVGLVASSYPHVGGWYDLVRGDSLYLALITAALFLLAYKRTRWPYLALAGALMGLAFLTKQTATLFIVASGALLLLLDWRRVWIYVASVGLVAGGTVLWLNRASDGWFWKYVFRMHQGHDLYWERVWPQTELTLLKLFPAVGAVLGLWLVVALGQLAFTRRLPPEARRPLYGLLWAVVGIAVSAVGFATQWADVNAYIPGLVFAGAFAPLAVADLERRFASRPLVAGLLALLLGGVLAGQLVHQLYRPAKLAPTLRDRRWAGPLIERLRSVPGPVLMPYHPFYPVLAGKPSHYHQMGVNDVTRAGHPYPPQILQRIANRHYGAIVLDNPVEGRYEYALNSYKFDYYFHHEEVPYVVSGYFVRPRYLLVPKRREPAPPGVRRLFDFESGTYDGFTVTGSAFGARPAGGPWPTQGMSGPFEGLYLASSYGSGDPPTGRLRSPEFPVETPKLSYRVGGGNLPGQIEVRLLLGERVVHRGTGTNSHIMEERVVDVSAYRGQRLRLELVDEATGSWGHLLFDELCARSR, from the coding sequence GTGACCGCAGCGGCCCGGCTCGGCCGCGTCGCGAGCGCCATCGGGCCGGCGGCCCTGGCCGTGGCGGGTCTCGGCCAGCTCGCGCTGCTCCTCTACGCCTTCGGGCTGCGGGTCTTCTACCCGCTAGATCTGGAGTGGATGGAGGGGGGCGTGCTCACCACCGCCCTCCGCATCCTCGAGGGGAAGCCGGTCTACGCCGAGCCCTCGGCCGATTTCATCTCCTTCCTCTACACTCCCTTCTACCCGACCGTCGTCGCGGGGCTGGGCAAGGTCTTCGGCCTCTCGTATCCCGTCGGCCGCGTCGTCTCGGTACTGGCCTTTCTCGGCGCGTGCGCCCTCATCTTCGAGGCTGTGCGCCGCGCCGCGGGGAAGGGGCGTCGCGGAGTCCTCTACGGCCTCGGCTCGGTGGGGCTCGTGGCCTCGAGCTACCCGCACGTGGGGGGCTGGTACGATCTCGTGCGCGGCGACTCGCTCTACCTGGCGCTCATCACCGCGGCGCTCTTCCTTCTGGCCTACAAGCGCACGCGCTGGCCCTACCTCGCGCTGGCCGGGGCGCTCATGGGACTCGCCTTTCTGACCAAGCAGACGGCCACCCTCTTCATCGTCGCTTCGGGGGCGCTCCTCCTGCTGCTCGACTGGCGGCGGGTCTGGATCTACGTGGCCAGCGTGGGGCTCGTAGCCGGCGGCACCGTGCTCTGGCTGAACCGCGCTTCGGACGGCTGGTTTTGGAAGTATGTTTTTAGAATGCATCAGGGGCACGACCTCTACTGGGAGCGGGTCTGGCCGCAGACCGAGCTCACGCTGCTCAAGCTCTTCCCCGCGGTGGGAGCCGTGCTCGGGCTCTGGCTCGTCGTGGCGCTCGGGCAGCTCGCCTTCACGCGGCGCCTGCCCCCCGAGGCGCGGCGGCCGCTCTACGGCCTGCTCTGGGCGGTGGTGGGCATCGCCGTCTCCGCCGTGGGCTTCGCCACGCAGTGGGCCGACGTGAACGCCTACATCCCGGGGCTGGTCTTCGCCGGGGCCTTCGCGCCGTTGGCGGTGGCCGATCTAGAACGAAGGTTCGCCTCCCGTCCACTGGTGGCCGGGCTCCTCGCGCTCCTCCTCGGCGGGGTCCTCGCGGGCCAGCTCGTGCACCAGCTCTACCGGCCGGCCAAGCTCGCCCCCACCCTGCGGGACCGGCGCTGGGCCGGGCCGCTCATCGAGCGCCTGCGCTCCGTACCCGGCCCGGTGCTCATGCCCTATCACCCCTTCTATCCGGTGCTGGCGGGCAAGCCCTCCCACTACCATCAGATGGGGGTGAACGACGTCACCCGGGCCGGGCACCCCTACCCGCCGCAGATCCTCCAGCGCATCGCAAACCGTCATTATGGAGCAATCGTTCTAGATAACCCCGTCGAGGGGCGCTACGAGTACGCGCTGAACAGCTACAAGTTCGACTATTACTTTCACCACGAGGAGGTGCCGTACGTGGTGAGCGGCTACTTCGTGCGCCCGCGCTACCTCCTCGTGCCCAAGAGGAGAGAGCCGGCACCGCCGGGGGTCAGGCGCCTCTTCGACTTCGAGAGCGGCACCTACGACGGCTTCACCGTGACCGGGTCGGCCTTCGGGGCGCGTCCCGCGGGAGGCCCGTGGCCCACGCAGGGGATGTCGGGTCCCTTCGAGGGCCTCTACCTGGCCAGCTCCTACGGCAGCGGCGACCCCCCCACGGGACGGCTGCGCAGCCCCGAGTTCCCGGTCGAGACGCCCAAGCTGAGCTACCGGGTCGGGGGCGGCAACCTGCCGGGGCAGATCGAGGTGCGGCTCCTCCTCGGAGAGCGCGTGGTGCACCGGGGGACCGGGACGAACAGCCACATCATGGAGGAGCGCGTGGTGGACGTCTCGGCCTACAGGGGGCAGCGGCTGCGGCTCGAGCTCGTGGACGAGGCCACGGGCTCCTGGGGCCACCTCCTCTTCGACGAGCTCTGCGCGAGGTCGCGGTGA
- a CDS encoding glycosyltransferase family 39 protein — protein MNADTGRLPRIERLRRWPLSRWPELLGLALLVLSLPLIQRYRAGQATGERYGLEARYFVGPSFAGKLLEKRVEPELDLERSRSSHARSAGSIEWNGTVVFPRKGKFVFATLSTGRSSVEIDEQMLVHNLGATPDKPVFGDRIFEAGAHAMRVRFVGPGPKAQLRVVWTPARRWGGLEPVPATLLFPRSPKGAPPLPAFAIPPRDAPAAFLLCASWLFGALLLLRRPLGRLATLLRRERWARHDLAAFVALVGAALALRLFELDGAGQTWDEDVYWAAARNAIQNLLAGDFRAASWATNPEHPATAKWVYSAATLASESLTPGRAVSALLGALTCGFLFLAGRDLVSRGAGLLAGGLAAVLPHLVAHGKVMGLETPSGFFYLLTVWCFYRGLRREGNQAAYLWAGLFAGLATATRLVNGGVFFVLGGLYLVRHARTIWRERFFPLPVTLGVLPCVALAVFFGLWPYLWQETRAHLGGLFSFWKPDVLHEVFLGQRQPAPDYYYPLYFVVTTPVALLAGLPLYLGRLAVRRDLGHLVPLLWFAGPFLVALSPVVRDGVRYLYPALVPACLLVAAGFEGLVLALLRGAERARWRVPATAVLGTTLGLYTLHAALTVHPYYLDYYNEAVGGPARVAEKRWFELGWWGEGIEEAHRYVARYALPGQRVFVNAEPSHVLKVRDDLVPVRDPEADWVIYNQLFNDAPFRSPLHRQAYVVRAAGAPLVWVYRKRERPAAPPIRTKAAAPPAKRPHP, from the coding sequence GTGAACGCGGACACGGGGCGCCTCCCGCGCATCGAGCGGCTGCGGCGCTGGCCCCTCTCGCGCTGGCCGGAGCTCCTCGGCCTCGCGCTGCTCGTGCTGAGCCTGCCGCTGATCCAGCGCTACCGCGCCGGACAGGCGACGGGCGAGCGTTACGGCCTCGAGGCGCGCTACTTCGTCGGCCCGAGCTTCGCGGGCAAGCTCCTCGAGAAGCGGGTGGAGCCCGAGCTCGACCTCGAGCGCTCGCGCAGCTCGCACGCGCGGAGCGCCGGGAGCATCGAGTGGAACGGCACGGTCGTCTTCCCGCGCAAGGGTAAGTTCGTCTTCGCCACCCTTTCGACAGGGCGCTCCTCGGTCGAGATCGACGAGCAGATGCTCGTTCACAACCTGGGGGCCACGCCGGACAAGCCGGTCTTCGGGGACCGCATCTTCGAGGCCGGGGCGCACGCCATGCGGGTGCGCTTCGTGGGTCCGGGGCCCAAGGCGCAGCTCCGGGTGGTCTGGACTCCGGCCCGTCGCTGGGGCGGTCTCGAGCCCGTTCCGGCCACGCTCCTTTTTCCGCGCAGCCCGAAGGGGGCGCCCCCTCTGCCGGCCTTCGCCATCCCGCCCCGGGACGCGCCCGCCGCGTTCCTGCTCTGCGCGAGCTGGCTTTTCGGCGCGCTGCTGCTCCTCCGCCGACCGCTCGGCCGCCTCGCCACGCTGCTGCGTCGGGAGCGCTGGGCCCGGCACGACCTCGCCGCCTTCGTCGCGCTCGTCGGCGCCGCGCTCGCCCTCCGCCTCTTCGAGCTGGACGGGGCGGGGCAGACCTGGGACGAGGACGTCTACTGGGCGGCGGCGCGCAACGCGATCCAGAACCTGCTCGCCGGCGATTTCCGCGCGGCCTCGTGGGCCACGAACCCGGAGCATCCCGCGACGGCCAAGTGGGTCTACAGCGCGGCCACCCTGGCCTCGGAGAGCCTCACGCCGGGGCGGGCCGTCTCGGCGCTTCTCGGAGCCCTGACCTGCGGGTTCCTCTTTCTCGCCGGGCGCGACCTCGTCTCACGCGGCGCGGGGCTCCTCGCCGGAGGCCTCGCCGCCGTGCTGCCGCACCTCGTCGCGCACGGCAAGGTGATGGGCCTCGAGACCCCGTCGGGCTTTTTCTACCTGCTCACCGTCTGGTGCTTCTATCGCGGCCTGCGGCGCGAGGGGAATCAGGCCGCGTACCTCTGGGCCGGCCTCTTTGCGGGGCTCGCCACGGCGACGCGGCTCGTGAACGGCGGCGTCTTCTTCGTCCTCGGGGGCCTCTACCTGGTGCGGCACGCGCGCACCATCTGGCGCGAGCGCTTCTTCCCACTGCCGGTGACGCTCGGCGTGCTCCCCTGCGTGGCGCTCGCGGTCTTCTTCGGCCTCTGGCCCTACCTCTGGCAGGAGACGCGCGCCCACCTCGGCGGCCTCTTCTCGTTCTGGAAGCCGGATGTGCTCCACGAGGTCTTCCTCGGTCAGCGACAGCCGGCCCCCGATTACTACTACCCGCTCTATTTCGTGGTCACGACGCCGGTGGCGCTCCTGGCCGGACTTCCGCTCTACCTCGGCCGCCTCGCGGTGCGGCGGGACCTCGGACACCTCGTGCCGCTGCTCTGGTTCGCGGGCCCCTTCCTGGTGGCGCTCTCCCCCGTGGTGCGCGACGGAGTGCGCTACCTCTACCCGGCGCTGGTGCCCGCCTGCCTGCTGGTCGCGGCCGGCTTCGAAGGGCTTGTCCTCGCCCTGCTGCGCGGAGCGGAGCGGGCGCGCTGGCGCGTTCCCGCGACGGCGGTCCTCGGGACGACGCTCGGGCTCTACACGCTGCACGCGGCGCTGACCGTGCATCCGTACTACCTCGACTACTACAACGAGGCGGTGGGCGGGCCGGCGCGGGTGGCCGAGAAGAGGTGGTTCGAGCTCGGCTGGTGGGGCGAAGGGATCGAGGAGGCGCACCGCTACGTGGCGCGCTATGCCCTGCCGGGACAGCGCGTCTTCGTGAACGCCGAGCCGAGTCACGTGCTGAAGGTGCGAGATGACCTGGTCCCCGTGCGCGACCCGGAGGCCGACTGGGTGATCTACAACCAGCTCTTCAACGACGCGCCCTTCCGCTCGCCGCTGCACCGACAGGCCTACGTGGTGCGGGCGGCCGGGGCGCCGCTGGTCTGGGTCTACCGGAAGCGCGAGAGGCCCGCCGCGCCGCCCATCCGGACGAAGGCGGCGGCCCCGCCGGCGAAACGGCCGCATCCTTAG
- a CDS encoding cob(I)yrinic acid a,c-diamide adenosyltransferase — protein MNEEKNEAYEAPQLAINRVYTRRGDSGQTSLVGGDRLPKDALRIDCYGTVDELNSVLGLVLVSARTLSATHPRLARLAAIVRRVQHELFNAGSVLATPPEQVGPRQPRVTTAEVTRLEQEIDELNEELAPLRSFVLPGGSRLSVELHLGRTVCRRVERLCVTLQREEPATDPLIVTYLNRLSDALFVWSRWADAVQGAEETLWDPNLAASG, from the coding sequence GTGAACGAGGAGAAGAACGAAGCCTACGAAGCGCCGCAGCTCGCGATCAATCGCGTCTACACGCGGCGAGGAGACTCCGGACAGACGAGCCTGGTCGGCGGCGACCGGCTCCCCAAGGACGCGCTGCGCATCGACTGCTACGGCACGGTGGACGAGCTGAACAGCGTGCTCGGGCTCGTGCTCGTGTCGGCGCGGACCCTCTCGGCCACCCACCCGCGGCTCGCGCGCCTGGCGGCCATCGTGCGTAGGGTGCAGCACGAGCTCTTCAACGCGGGGTCGGTGCTGGCCACGCCCCCCGAGCAGGTGGGACCGAGGCAGCCGCGCGTCACGACCGCGGAGGTGACGCGGCTCGAGCAGGAGATCGACGAGCTGAACGAGGAGCTGGCCCCGCTGCGCTCGTTCGTGCTCCCCGGAGGCAGCCGGTTGAGCGTCGAGCTCCACCTCGGGCGCACGGTCTGTCGTCGGGTGGAGCGGCTGTGCGTGACGCTGCAGCGGGAGGAGCCGGCAACCGACCCCCTGATCGTGACCTACCTGAATCGGCTGAGCGACGCGCTCTTCGTCTGGAGTCGCTGGGCGGACGCGGTGCAAGGAGCCGAAGAGACGCTCTGGGATCCGAACCTGGCCGCCTCCGGGTAG
- a CDS encoding prolyl oligopeptidase family serine peptidase: MGPHRRASELHLERASELLRRGRRLAHHGLTSVELSTRVGRVVDHVARQVVRGVFVASHRSATRRHGGLRRMAGDWAVHAQRAEQDRLAFFPEPKVPHFNCIRRGDLPGGWVEDLSFPSYHAPDRAIALEFLRRYPENATAFARHYRHAGAGHPAVVCLHGWGGGSFPVEARIFGARWLYEQGLDVYLYVHPYHGARRPADVRIGATLYPSSDIGRTNEGMLQAAWELRTLVARHRQLTGAEAGVMGMSLGGYTTAMLATVAPELAFAVPMMPIADLPALMWKLGEGSKDRKEAEASGVSFADLCRTMSVHSPLAHPLALPRERVLIIAGKGDTIVPPDHAAALWEHFDRPQIHWFAGGHLMHFGREGYLLHLQRLLVELGLLRRPRAPRLAALA, translated from the coding sequence ATGGGCCCTCATCGTCGAGCCTCGGAGCTGCACCTCGAACGCGCCAGCGAGCTCTTGCGGCGCGGGCGACGCCTCGCGCACCACGGGCTCACTTCCGTGGAGCTCTCGACGCGGGTCGGCCGAGTCGTGGACCACGTCGCCCGGCAGGTCGTCCGCGGGGTCTTCGTGGCCTCCCACCGGAGCGCCACCCGCCGGCACGGTGGCCTCCGTCGCATGGCCGGAGATTGGGCCGTGCACGCGCAGCGCGCCGAGCAGGACCGCCTGGCCTTCTTCCCCGAGCCGAAGGTGCCGCACTTCAACTGCATCCGTCGCGGCGACCTGCCCGGGGGCTGGGTCGAGGATCTTTCCTTCCCGAGCTACCACGCCCCCGACCGCGCCATCGCCCTCGAGTTTCTGCGGCGCTACCCGGAGAACGCCACCGCGTTCGCGCGGCACTACCGGCACGCGGGGGCCGGCCACCCGGCGGTGGTCTGCCTGCACGGCTGGGGCGGCGGCAGCTTCCCTGTCGAGGCCCGCATCTTCGGCGCGCGCTGGCTCTACGAGCAGGGGCTCGACGTCTACCTCTACGTGCACCCCTATCACGGCGCGCGGCGGCCGGCGGACGTGCGGATCGGCGCCACGCTCTACCCCTCGTCGGACATCGGACGTACCAACGAAGGAATGCTCCAGGCCGCGTGGGAGCTCCGCACCCTGGTCGCGCGGCACCGGCAGCTCACCGGCGCCGAGGCCGGCGTGATGGGGATGAGCCTCGGCGGCTACACCACCGCGATGCTCGCCACGGTCGCGCCGGAGCTCGCCTTCGCCGTGCCGATGATGCCGATCGCGGACCTGCCGGCCCTGATGTGGAAGCTCGGGGAAGGGAGCAAGGACCGCAAGGAGGCCGAAGCCTCGGGCGTCAGCTTCGCCGACCTCTGTCGCACGATGAGCGTCCACTCGCCGCTGGCCCACCCGCTCGCCCTCCCCAGGGAGCGGGTGCTGATCATCGCCGGAAAGGGGGACACCATCGTGCCGCCCGACCACGCCGCGGCGCTCTGGGAGCACTTCGACCGGCCACAGATCCACTGGTTCGCGGGGGGGCACCTGATGCACTTCGGCCGCGAGGGGTACCTCCTCCACCTGCAACGACTCCTCGTGGAGCTCGGCCTGCTGCGCCGACCTCGCGCCCCGCGCCTCGCCGCTCTCGCGTGA
- a CDS encoding peroxiredoxin, translating into MTHEQEAQTRIELNGPAPDFQANTTHGPLRFYEWKKDRWAILFSHPADFTPVCTTEFVELSRRAGELERRNVKLLGNSIDSIYSHIAWARSIEEKLDTKIPFPVIADLDQKVSRLYGMVHEPASVTATVRCVYFIDPKNLVRAMIYYPLNVGRNFDEIVRVVDALQTADKHGVGCPANWRPGEEVIVPAPVTVQAAAERVGDRNLKVTDWYLSKRSV; encoded by the coding sequence ATGACGCACGAACAGGAAGCCCAGACGCGGATCGAGCTCAACGGACCCGCGCCCGATTTCCAGGCGAACACGACCCACGGCCCGCTCCGGTTCTATGAGTGGAAGAAGGACCGCTGGGCCATCCTCTTCTCGCACCCGGCGGACTTCACGCCCGTGTGCACGACGGAGTTCGTGGAGCTCTCGCGCCGGGCCGGGGAGCTCGAGCGGCGCAACGTGAAGCTCCTCGGCAACTCGATCGACAGCATCTATTCGCACATCGCGTGGGCGCGGAGCATCGAGGAGAAGCTGGACACGAAGATCCCGTTTCCGGTGATCGCGGACCTGGATCAGAAGGTTTCGCGCCTCTACGGGATGGTGCACGAGCCGGCCTCGGTCACCGCCACCGTGCGCTGCGTGTACTTCATCGACCCGAAGAACCTGGTGCGGGCCATGATCTACTACCCGCTCAACGTCGGGCGGAACTTCGACGAGATCGTGCGCGTGGTGGATGCGCTGCAGACGGCGGACAAGCACGGGGTGGGTTGCCCCGCCAACTGGAGGCCGGGGGAAGAGGTCATCGTCCCCGCCCCGGTCACGGTGCAGGCGGCCGCGGAGCGGGTCGGGGATCGGAACTTGAAGGTCACGGACTGGTATCTCAGCAAGCGTTCGGTCTGA